The Coffea arabica cultivar ET-39 chromosome 4e, Coffea Arabica ET-39 HiFi, whole genome shotgun sequence genome includes a window with the following:
- the LOC113742195 gene encoding uncharacterized protein isoform X2, whose amino-acid sequence MLCGATAMGCSGQKAFLPLLVLAGTGAAAIGVAIMSSSGMLEKTIAFLKNHYQQDVLKLGHMPATMNMFRNLRMLYLLMIFEFEADLQSVATILDACPLLEKLYLLARWPGVSEHLGGAWPARHYSHLKELEYTGFHGTGCEIEFVVYLLQSAPALDRVFIGSAYSTYSAEYKWTRYTDYVMDDAERQLIYKQLVEHALSSKVQVIFRN is encoded by the exons ATGTTATGTGGAG CAACTGCAATGGGGTGCTCTGGACAGAAAGCTTTTCTACCTTTACTGGTGCTGGCAGGGACCGGAGCAGCTGCTATTGGAGTGGCAATTATGTCTTCTTCGGGCATGTTGGAGAAAACAATAGCCTTCTTAAAAAACCATTATCAGCAAGATGTTCTCAAG CTTGGACACATGCCTGCCACGATGAATATGTTCAGAAACCTGAGGATGTTATATTTGTTGATGATATTTGAGTTTGAAGCAGATCTACAAAGTGTTGCCACTATTCTGGACGCATGCCCACTTCTAGAGAAACTGTATCTCCTG GCTAGATGGCCTGGTGTTAGTGAACATTTAGGAGGGGCATGGCCTGCAAGGCATTATAGTCACTTGAAAGAACTGGAATACACAGGGTTTCATGGAACCGGTTGTGAGATTGAATTTGTTGTTTATTTGCTACAAAGTGCTCCGGCTTTGGATCGAGTGTTTATTGGCTCGGCGTACAGTACTTATTCTGCAGAATACAAATGGACACGGTACACAGATTATGTGATGGATGATGCGGAGCGCCAGCTGATCTATAAACAACTAGTGGAGCATGCCCTTTCTAGCAAAGTGCAGGTGATTTTTCGCAACTAG
- the LOC113742196 gene encoding uncharacterized protein isoform X1, whose product MAEVEAVIKGDAPVSVPVPLPVVPEGDVTAAIVNATETSETRMNGSSQTFNGVLEAGQGRTGVSGQASKKESESSQAILPWVIFGAVAVGVAAAATIYGAVVFAKKSSETLESADKLFKSLTALAKKWAAAPPADVHIDKVLVNVDHTR is encoded by the exons ATGGCGGAG GTTGAAGCAGTGATCAAAGGTGATGCGCCTGTGTCTGTGCCTGTGCCGCTGCCTGTGGTACCTGAAGGTGATGTGACTGCAGCAATTGTCAATGCTACAGAAACAAGTGAGACCAGAATGAACGGTTCAAGCCAAACATTCAATGGGGTCTTGGAAGCAGGTCAAGGTAGAACAGGTGTTTCAGGCCAAGCATCCAAGAAGGAAAGCGAAAGCAGCCAAGCCATCTTGCCCTGGGTCATATTCGGGGCGGTGGCAGTTGGCGTGGCTGCTGCGGCTACCATCTATGGGGCTGTTGTTTTCGCTAAAAAGAGCAGTGAGACTCTTGAAAGTGCTGATAAGCTCTTCAAGAGTCTCACTGCCTTGGCTAAAAAATGGGCAGCCGCGCCTCCTGCTGATGTCCACATTGACAAAGTACTTGTCAATGTGGACCACACGCGGTAA
- the LOC113742196 gene encoding uncharacterized protein isoform X2 — MAEVEAVIKGDAPVSVPVPLPVVPEGDVTAAIVNATETSETRMNGSSQTFNGVLEAGQGRTGVSGQASKKESESSQAILPWVIFGAVAVGVAAAATIYGAVSLTALAKKWAAAPPADVHIDKVLVNVDHTR, encoded by the exons ATGGCGGAG GTTGAAGCAGTGATCAAAGGTGATGCGCCTGTGTCTGTGCCTGTGCCGCTGCCTGTGGTACCTGAAGGTGATGTGACTGCAGCAATTGTCAATGCTACAGAAACAAGTGAGACCAGAATGAACGGTTCAAGCCAAACATTCAATGGGGTCTTGGAAGCAGGTCAAGGTAGAACAGGTGTTTCAGGCCAAGCATCCAAGAAGGAAAGCGAAAGCAGCCAAGCCATCTTGCCCTGGGTCATATTCGGGGCGGTGGCAGTTGGCGTGGCTGCTGCGGCTACCATCTATGGGGCTGTT AGTCTCACTGCCTTGGCTAAAAAATGGGCAGCCGCGCCTCCTGCTGATGTCCACATTGACAAAGTACTTGTCAATGTGGACCACACGCGGTAA
- the LOC113742195 gene encoding uncharacterized protein isoform X1 yields MQTIATLGVESLLLKFCTPICHDENGPYSSVDLYPLPLQLLFEATSLKILHLLNCVLQPSFKGKFNSLQYLNLINVPLDNGELPHILASCVNLRQLSLCNCKLPPKLRISGQCLKLQRLHVELCIGVKEIDIHAVNLSFFYLYSDKMVELSLHYVPKLKELLVSGNGIGVVTYLFGQVVKDCPALDLFMLQTKTNELGHMPATMNMFRNLRMLYLLMIFEFEADLQSVATILDACPLLEKLYLLARWPGVSEHLGGAWPARHYSHLKELEYTGFHGTGCEIEFVVYLLQSAPALDRVFIGSAYSTYSAEYKWTRYTDYVMDDAERQLIYKQLVEHALSSKVQVIFRN; encoded by the exons ATGCAAACTATAGCCACTTTAGGCGTAGAATCACTCCTGCTCAAGTTTTGTACTCCTATTTGTCATGATGAAAATGGTCCCTATAGCTCTGTGGACCTTTATCCTTTGCCTCTTCAGCTGCTGTTTGAAGCAACTTCATTGAAAATATTGCATTTATTAAACTGTGTCCTTCAACCAAGTTTCAAAGGCAAATTTAATTCCCTCCAGTATCTAAATTTGATAAATGTTCCTTTAGACAATGGAGAATTGCCTCACATTCTGGCTTCCTGTGTGAACCTTCGGCAGTTGTCATTGTGCAATTGTAAACTTCCTCCAAAGTTACGCATCTCTGGTCAGTGTCTTAAATTGCAGAGACTGCACGTTGAATTGTGTATTGGGGTGAAAGAGATAGATATCCATGCTGTCAACCTGTCTTTTTTTTACCTATATAGCGATAAAATGGTGGAATTGTCGCTTCATTATGTTCCCAAACTGAAAGAGTTGTTAGTCAGTGGTAATGGCATTGGCGTAGTGACTTATTTGTTTGGTCAAGTTGTAAAGGACTGTCCAGCGTTAGACCTTTTTATGCTCCAGACTAAAACTAATGAG CTTGGACACATGCCTGCCACGATGAATATGTTCAGAAACCTGAGGATGTTATATTTGTTGATGATATTTGAGTTTGAAGCAGATCTACAAAGTGTTGCCACTATTCTGGACGCATGCCCACTTCTAGAGAAACTGTATCTCCTG GCTAGATGGCCTGGTGTTAGTGAACATTTAGGAGGGGCATGGCCTGCAAGGCATTATAGTCACTTGAAAGAACTGGAATACACAGGGTTTCATGGAACCGGTTGTGAGATTGAATTTGTTGTTTATTTGCTACAAAGTGCTCCGGCTTTGGATCGAGTGTTTATTGGCTCGGCGTACAGTACTTATTCTGCAGAATACAAATGGACACGGTACACAGATTATGTGATGGATGATGCGGAGCGCCAGCTGATCTATAAACAACTAGTGGAGCATGCCCTTTCTAGCAAAGTGCAGGTGATTTTTCGCAACTAG